The Amaranthus tricolor cultivar Red isolate AtriRed21 chromosome 6, ASM2621246v1, whole genome shotgun sequence genome has a segment encoding these proteins:
- the LOC130816039 gene encoding putative glycerol-3-phosphate transporter 5, with translation MSPESPPSLSILPKSLCFHKSLILIITFFAYASLHASRKPPSIVKSVLGPEISKNDTNPLQDLNFSQMGWPPFNGSLGTHLLGELDLAFLSSYAIGMFFSGHFADITDLRLFLSYGMLLSALFTVAFGCGYWFSIHNFLYFVLVQIFCGVFQSTGWPSVVAVVGNWFGKSKRGLIMGTWNSHTSVGNIVGSIVASSMLKFGWGWSFFWPGLLVFLIGIIVYMFLVVSPELIDLSISSEIELNPVEVSDNGDAEHLGLLQSKDRKPLEEVKSFEMQDINSTDAIGFIEAWKLPGVASFAICLFFSKLVAYTFLYWLPFYIRHTAVAGVHLSHESAGMLSTIFDFGGVLGGVLAGLASDKLEARAITSVSFLLLSVPALVLYRVYGSSSMFSNNILMFVSGTLVNGPYALITTAVAADLGTQSAINGNSRALATVTAIIDGTGSIGAAIGPVLVGYISTSGWNYVFAVLIASIFIATVSLIPAVKSEIQERKYRIQMNGAVH, from the exons ATGTCCCCAGAATCACCCCCATCTCTTTCTATCCTCCCAAAAAGTCTCTGCTTTCACAAATCCCTAATCCTGATAATCACCTTTTTTGCCTATGCCTCCCTCCATGCTTCTCGCAAACCCCCCAGCATTGTCAAATCAGTTCTTGGGCCTGAAATCTCCAAAAATGACACCAACCCACTTCAAGATTTGAACTTTTCTCAAATGGGTTGGCCTCCTTTTAATGGATCTCTCGGAACTCATCTTTTAGGTGAGCTTGATCTTGCGTTCTTATCTTCTTATGCTATTGGGATGTTCTTTTCTGGCCATTTTGCCGATATTACTGATCTTAGACTCTTTCTCTCATATGGGATGTTGTTAAGTGCTCTTTTTACTGTAGCTTTCGGATGTGGCTATTGGTTTAGCATTCATAATTTCTTGTATTTTGTGCTTGTTCAGATTTTTTGTGGTGTTTTTCAGTCTACTGGGTGGCCTTCTGTTGTTGCTGTTGTGGGTAATTGGTTTGGAAAATCAAAAAGAGGTTTGATTATGGGGACTTGGAACTCTCATACTTCTGTTGGTAATATTGTGGGCTCAATTGTTGCTTCTTCTATGCTGAAATTTGGGTGGGGTTGGTCATTCTTTTGGCCTGGATTGTTAGTGTTCTTGATTGGGATTATTGTCTATATGTTTCTAGTTGTGAGCCCTGAGCTTATTGATCTATCAATTTCGAGTGAGATTGAGTTGAATCCAGTTGAGGTTTCTGATAATGGGGATGCTGAGCATTTGGGTCTTCTGCAATCTAAGGATAGAAAGCCTTTGGAAGAAGTTAAGAGCTTTGAAATGCAGGATATCAATTCGACGGATGCGATCGGGTTTATTGAAGCTTGGAAACTGCCTGGTGTTGCTTCTTTTGCTATCTGTTTGTTTTTCTCCAAGCTTGTAGCTTACACATTTTTGTATTGGTTGCCATTCTATATAAGACATACAG CTGTTGCTGGTGTGCACTTGTCCCATGAAAGTGCTGGAATGCTGTCAACCATATTTGATTTTGGTGGTGTTCTTGGAGGAGTATTGGCTGGTTTGGCTTCTGATAAACTTGAGGCTCGGGCAATTACTTCAGTTTCATTTCTCTTGTTATCCGTTCCAGCCCTTGTTCTCTATCGTGTTTACGGGAGCAGTTCGATGTTCTCCAATAATATTTTGATGTTTGTTTCGGGTACACTTGTAAATGGACCGTATGCTTTGATAACAACTGCTGTGGCTGCTGATCTTGGGACACAATCTGCCATTAATGGGAACTCTCGCGCATTGGCTACAGTTACAGCAATAATAGATGGAACTGGTTCGATTGGGGCAGCTATTGGTCCAGTTCTAGTTGGTTATATTTCGACCAGCGGTTGGAATTATGTGTTTGCAGTGCTTATTGCTTCAATTTTCATAGCCACAGTGTCGTTAATTCCTGCTGTGAAGTCGGAGATACAAGAGAGGAAATATAGAATACAAATGAATGGAGCTGTTCACTGA